In a single window of the Nicotiana tomentosiformis chromosome 8, ASM39032v3, whole genome shotgun sequence genome:
- the LOC138897327 gene encoding uncharacterized protein has protein sequence MKTIGEPAVTVPKSRKEYNDADRKAIEKNFRAKKILVCGIGPDEYNRIYACQYAKEIWEALQTAHEGTTEVKQSNIDMLTTEYEVFRMKDNESIQDMHTRFTYIINVLYSLGEIIPRNKLIRKILNVLPGSWESKVNAITEAKDLQKLTIDELIGNLKTY, from the coding sequence ATGAAAACCATTGGGGAACCAGCAGTGACAGTTCCCAAGTCTAGGAAGGAATACAATGATGCTGACCGCAAGGCTATAGAGAAGAACTTTCGAGCAAAGAAAATCCTTGTCTGTGGTATTGGGCCAGATGAATACAACAGGATTTATGCTTGTCAATATGccaaggagatctgggaagctctccaaacAGCACACGAAGGGACAACTGAAGTCAAGCAGTCGAATATTGATATGCTAACCACTGAGTATGAAGTCTTCAGGATGAAGGACAatgagtccattcaggacatgcatACTCGCTTCACCTATATCATCAATGTGCTCTATTCCCTAGGAGAAATCATTCCAAGGAACAAACTTATCAGAAAAATACTTAACGTATTACCTGGTTCCTGGGAAAGCAAAGTAAATGCTATCACGGAGGCAAAGGATCTACAAAAGctaaccattgatgaactcattggtaatttgaaaacttattaa